In one window of Tubulanus polymorphus chromosome 3, tnTubPoly1.2, whole genome shotgun sequence DNA:
- the LOC141901667 gene encoding gem-associated protein 2-like, giving the protein MSDIDDSSSLLGRAAFPIEPADDDEDYDLDIPPTSGQQYLKRVLLEAQSIPGVVVARVDPASLKKPTITIPKVNDCPAPPQGFAPSLLWQHQQTADFSNIRQMIVHFKATNKNVKPNKNLPHKENAEEWCRLCFGRLIVKNGTNLVNESPQSSAQLADGTPPLMSIVAAMNQPTVLRVLEYHLKWLEATGFTEQQGRWFYALLASLEKPLIPEACSIIRSLARMCAHLRTALSGPEDPKLVHLNLLVCLVARYFDQMDLADKG; this is encoded by the exons ATGTCTGACATCGATGACAGCTCGAGTTTATTGGGACGAGCCGCTTTTCCCATTGAACCCGCTGATGATGACGAAGAttatgatttggatattccaCCTACAAGTGGACAACAATATTTGAAACGAGTTTT attAGAAGCTCAATCTATACCTGGAGTCGTAGTGGCCCGTGTAGATCCTGCCAGTCTCAAGAAGCCAACAATCACAATACCAAAG GTGAATGATTGTCCAGCTCCTCCCCAAGGGTTTGCACCCTCTCTTTTATGGCAACATCAACAAACAGCTGACTTCTCTAATATACGACAG ATGATAGTTCATTTTAAAGCCACCAATAAGAATGTCAAGCCTAATAAGAATTTG cCTCATAAAGAGAATGCCGAAGAATGGTGTCGTTTATGTTTTGGACGACTTATTGTTAAAAATGGAACCAATCTTGTAAATGAAAGTCCACAATCTTCTGCACAACTAGCAGATGGTACCCCTCCACTGATGAGTATAGTAGCTGCTATGAATCAG CCTACAGTACTGCGAGTTCTGGAGTATCATCTTAAGTGGTTAGAAGCTACAGGATTCACTGAGCAACAG GGTCGATGGTTCTATGCATTATTAGCAAGTCTAGAAAAGCCATTAATCCCTGAGGCTTGTTCTATCATACGTAGTTTAGCCAGGATGTGTGCTCATTTAAGAACAGCATTG TCTGGTCCAGAAGATCCCAAATTAGTACACCTGAATTTACTTGTATGTTTAGTGGCAAGGTATTTTGATCAAATGGATTTAGCTGATAAAGGATGA